The proteins below come from a single Tachysurus fulvidraco isolate hzauxx_2018 chromosome 13, HZAU_PFXX_2.0, whole genome shotgun sequence genomic window:
- the LOC113652324 gene encoding pro-adrenomedullin-like: MKTVSLSILMWCLLAAFMPCALSATLPSNSDRENKLNMALLKRHLCVPKRSLEDSVERLAQQENRNMGTPISQSSDNPNRRGKRGCNLLTCSVHDLAYRLSQLSNKMNNAPLHKISPCGFGRRRKRSLFRRSDAQTHLTASES, encoded by the exons ATGAAGACAGTCTCTCTGAGTATTTTGATGTGGTGTTTGCTGGCAGCTTTCATGCCTTGTGCTTTAAGTGCAACACTTCCTTCCAATTCTGACAGAGAAAATAA ACTGAATATGGCACTGCTGAAGAGGCATCTCTGTGTGCCTAAAAGGAGTTTAGAAGATTCAGTTGAACGCCTCGCTCAGCAAGAGAACAGGAATATGGGCACACCTATATCACAGAGCAG TGATAATCCAAACAGAAGGGGGAAAAGAGGTTGTAACCTGCTCACCTGCTCAGTACATGATCTGGCCTACCGCCTCAGCCAGCTCAGTAATAAGATGAATAATGCTCCCCTACACAAGATCAGTCCCTGTGGCTTTGGCCGGAGACGGAAGCGTTCCCTCTTCCGGCGCTCCGATGCTCAGACCCATCTGACTGCATCTGAGTCATGA
- the LOC113652321 gene encoding leucine-rich repeat flightless-interacting protein 2-like, protein MFGSVNHQAADLPTRLLLSAAGIAVDVYCYFICKRRFWRKKAVTDGQFQTSVFPSTEAPSICCRPPQLEERVRELEGLLRMAQENEAKSLVSLADAELKHNDTLYSISQLEEEKSELKNQVDKLRSTVQELGEELCQCHLENEELQKECEQNKEAHKALQLEHEKLKQELFLKEVVLKVSLADAELKHNDTLYSISQLKEEKSELKDQVDKLRSTVQELGEELCQCHLENEELLKKR, encoded by the exons ATGTTTGGTTCAGTTAACCATCAAGCAGCCGATCTTCCGACGCGCCTCCTGCTGAGTGCGGCTGGGATTGCAGTCGacgtttattgttattttatatgcaAACGTCGCTTTTGGAGGAAGAAAGCCGTGACCGACG GCCAGTTCCAGACTTCAGTGTTTCCATCCACAGAAGCTCCTTCTATATGCTGCAGACCTCCTCAG CTGGAAGAAAGAGTGAGGGAGCTGGAGGGACTGCTCCGTATGGCACAAGAGAATGAGGCAAAAAGCTTG GTGTCTCTGGCTGATGCGGAGCTGAAACACAATGACACTCTATACTCCATCAGTCAGCTGGAGGAAGAGAAGTCAGAGCTGAAGAACCAGGTGGACAAGCTGCGTTCCACGGTGCAGGAGCTGGGAGAAGAGCTCTGTCAGTGTCACCTTGAGAATGAAGAGCTACAGAAG GAGTGTGAGCAAAACAAGGAGGCTCACAAAGCCCTGCAGCTGGAACATGAAAAGTTGAAACAGGAGCTGTTCCTCAAGGAAGTAGTGCTGAAG GTGTCTCTGGCTGATGCGGAGCTGAAACACAATGACACTCTATACTCCATCAGTCAGCTGAAGGAAGAAAAGTCAGAGCTGAAGGACCAGGTGGACAAGCTGCGTTCCACAGTGCAGGAGCTGGGAGAAGAGCTCTGTCAGTGTCACCTTGAGAATGAGGAGCTACTAAAG AAGAGATGA
- the dusp3b gene encoding dual specificity protein phosphatase 3b — MNDYGVSVQQLNDLLSDENGHFSMPSKDFNEVCPRILLGNESVATNVKLLQQLKVTHILNVAEGDSYMHVNTGAEYYVGTGIIYHGIPANDVEYFDLSVYFKEGADFIAQALESKGDRGKVYVHCQKGYSRSAAVVIAYLMLRHKLDVRAALATVREKREIGPNDGFLYQLCQLNDTL, encoded by the exons ATGAACGACTATGGAGTGTCTGTGCAGCAGCTCAATGACCTTTTGTCAGACGAAAATGGCCACTTCAGCATGCCATCTAAAGATTTCAATGAAGTCTGTCCCAGGATTCTGCTTGGAAATGA GTCTGTGGCCACAAATGTGAAACTCTTGCAGCAACTGAAAGTGACCCACATTCTTAATGTTGCTGAAGGAGACTCATACATGCATGTGAATACAGGGGCAGAATATTATGTGGGTACGGGCATTATCTACCATGGTATACCAGCCAATGACGTGGAATATTTTGATCTTAGTGTATACTTTAAAGAGGGTGCAGACTTCATAGCACAGGCCTTGGAATCTAAAGGAGACAGAG GCAAGGTGTATGTGCATTGCCAGAAGGGGTACAGTCGTTCAGCAGCAGTTGTCATCGCTTACCTGATGTTGAGACACAAGCTGGATGTACGAGCCGCTTTAgctacagtgagagagaaaagagagatcGGGCCTAATGATGGTTTTCTGTACCAGCTCTGTCAGCTCAATGACACACTCTAA